Genomic segment of Panicum virgatum strain AP13 chromosome 2K, P.virgatum_v5, whole genome shotgun sequence:
accctgagtatactaatactcagcaaggcttacccgaccatgggtatacttagtccactaTCTAGATATGCTCAGCTTTTTTTTtgctctggagtttatttttgCTGGAAACcgactaatagtggatcctaactttcaatattttagctcaagtttaatgTACAAACATCACTAGGTTTgcataaacatctagagcaaacatggtatatcacattatattttccaagagtaCACTAAACATATCGCATCACATTGCCATTCTCGTTCCACTtgtttactacgatgtgacagagagatcaaggttctcataaccgcgagtcacagcgaatcgatccgatttaacctttcaaggtggacctaactcacacgacacatgcaaaccacgCCGGGTCACACGCATCAACTGTTCTCGTCATTACCACGACACCTAaaccacgcctgccaaaacccgggtgaagggcccctcttgatgaacttccagagtacccggaggcgacatacactccaacacccatcatcattccactcccagagtagcaggtcgcagtTCAAGCTATCGTTGTAAACCAGGtctacagcttaccggtttcgactacctcctacttccggcatgtggttagtactgttcaatcctcgatcaatgtgccaacaatggtacggtcctcaattgacacaggcggaggcttactttccatccatttcatatcTATAACAAATTTCATCTCCGTatggtctccatttctctttcctcattgattcattctcaagtaCTTTGCCAGAAGTAACAAGGACCTATAgttcgcgagtgacaggaatcactcgacttctaccgagtcctaattaagcatggcagtactaacggcctgcacactagtagagtaactgaggaaacctagggatcatgcatctatggtgtCATTtaactcctagaaaacttaatgcacaaataCATAGATAAACCAttgaatactcaaattaggggtcatgctccggggcttgcctgggagtaACACTAAGCTAATGTTAGTActaacaaggccttgggcccttccgaccttaaGCCGGGTCTTCAGTTGCTCCAGCGGGTCCTTCACTCTTCAGGACACGTCCAcccaacaccgtcttgtggttcaGTTCCGTCAGCACGTGCTCCACATCCACACGTTGTACGTCTACCATACCTAAATGATAGGCAACAATGCAAGTACATGAACTTCAGGAAAACAACCCTGATACATGAGTGTTCATGATGCAACGCAAGGCAATACGATTAAGAAGAAAAacatgactgggcaatcatttatcgagtaagcACCACAAACAAACTTAAAAGGCAAAAACGAGTTGGTGCTACAATATGATAGTTCATTaagtattttagcctgaagtgtttcctactaaAAAGCATTACTAGCTTGCTTAGAAAAGATTAAGGAAAGATATAAAGCAAGAAAGAACAATTAGGACAATTTATTTAACTAGCAAGTCACAAAAGTAGATTAAATAAAAGCAACCCATGAGCTAGTTTTCAAGAGTTCAACATAATTTATACAGGACTAACACAAATTGTTGAATTTAACAAGCAACCATGATTTTCCAGCATTTATTGATAACATGAAGTAATTAGATTAACCCCATCATGACATACAAGTTAATTTAaatcaaatcattgcaagcactcACCAATTAAGAATTAGCCAAACCTGTCTAGTCAAAAAGAGTTAAAAGGATTCACCCAGAAATGACATAACTTGATGGATTGAATCATGCAGAAAGTAATTGCTTAGCAAAGCTTTTGGAAAGTGAAAGCTATAACTGGGAACTAAACAAATATAAAAACTTAACTTGCAGCCATGTTTTAGTAACAAAAATTAACTAGCATGATATGATATTGGTAAAGAGTGTAACAAAAAATTTATCAACATTTATCGATGACCGGAAACATTTATTTTTGCTGTAGGATGGAAATCAAACAATAATAGATCCACAACATGCACATAGGATATGcatctaaattttttttagtgaaatacacatgcaaagagtaggctaccacaaaattttcaggatttttagacaaagagaacaacagatacaaaataaactagcttaagcACAAACCAAATTTTAGCAGGGGTAAAATTGATATTTcacatgcatgagtatttttcctctgaagatctagGCTTAAgcaacctaacaaaatttagtttacatttttagcatttttctatgatttattatgtatttaGAAAACTTAACCGAAATaaaagatttttgaaaatcaAAACCTAAAtagggctgacagccgggccccacatgttaGTAGGAGCCCAGCCCCcagcccctcccctgctctctgctcgcgcacgcgcgcgtgGCCAGCCAtggctggcgcggcggcggtgcggctctcccccccccccgatgttggccggccggcgacgcggAATGGCCGACCGCGGCCAGGGCGGGCCGGAGGAGCGGGGGCGCCCGGCGGCCGAGCAGGGCACACGTGGGGTGGCCCGGGGCAcgcgcggggcaggggcggtggtGGCTTGCGGTGGCGCATGGTGGCGCGGCCACTCCGGCCAGCGCAGGGCCAGGCATCGGCGGTGTGGGGCAGGACGAGCACCAGCGCGGCCGGGCGGTGCCGGCGTGTGCGGTGGCGCGGCCCTGTGCCGCGCGGGCTCTACCCGCGGCGTGTGGCGGCGGGAGCAGGTCGGGTCGACGGCGGCATGGCGGTCTTCTAGCGCCGGAAGCGCAAGAACCCGAAGGGAAAGGGGTTGGGGAGGATGAGGGCATCGTGTCCAAGCTCACCGCGGGCTCGATTTGGACGGAGGGTGGCCGGAGTTAGGAGATCGACGGCGAGGGCAGAGCTTCAGTGTAgatggcaatggcggccggcggtctgGAGGCCGATTCGGCCAGGGTGCGGCTCAATCGAACTCGAGAAGGGGTGGTGGAGCTTTGGGGTGTGGCTAGGGAGGCTGGGGCGTGGGGAATCAGGGCAGGACGGCGAGGGGTGGccggagggcgccggcggcgggctcaGCTCGTGCTCTGCCACGTGTGAgcccgaggaggaagaagaagggaggggGAATGGATAGGGACGGCGCGGGAAGTTGATAAGAGCGGCACGCACGTAGGATGAGGATCGCCGCGATGGCTGACGCGTGGAGGTCGCCGGCGATCGCCGGTcgcggtatgggcgtcgggcACAGTAGAGAACAGAGAAGCACAGTGATGCGTTTAAACGATTTTGACTAGATTTTGACCGGGTAAAACTCAAAATTTTGTAAAGGAACTTGAAATtcggccaaaataaaagttgtagaggaagagaaggtctacaactttgcttttgggcagaacttgatttgaggctcggatcatggagaaaaacgagatcgaacacagctaagtTGAGGAACACTATGCGAACTTGATTAGCGCTAACGATGAGCTTAAGTCCATGATTAACGGGTTAAGCACATGATTAGCATCGCgattaacactggggtgttacaggcACAATTGAATACCAACGCCTCCTACCGCTGCTATATCTTTCTTGCTGGGTTGGGGCTTGAGGTGGAAGAAGTATTTGAAAAGATTAAAATGGTGTTTGATCCCCaggaaagcttcgcacaaatggaCGAAAATAGAAATGTGAAGGATGAAGTTTGGGGTCAAGTGATGCGCTTGAATCCCCCAGTGAAAAAGAAGGTCACAGAAGAAATCTGATGTTGGAATTTCAAATCtgcattcaacaaaataagtaAAGAGAACTATCTCATTCGTTTCTTGGAACGGACGAGTGTGACCTAAAGCAGAGCGCCGCTTGATAGTCTCTTGGTGTTGCAGAAGACATTCATCAACAAGAGAGTGAATGTCAGATTTGGTGCACTTACTTGCTAGCCACCAGTCATCCAACGACGGGGCTCTGCtcctcgccggtcgccgcctccttctccttcccctttcCGGTCGACTTCTTGGTTGCCATGCGGAAGTTCAAAGATCTCTTCCCACACATGCACTCGGGGGCTCTGAGTCTGTAGCGAAGAGGGCGCCGCCAGGTTTTAGGGATTCAAGCCAAAGATTGGAGAAGATGAATAGGCTCAAGAACAGATCTACTATCACTGGCGGTAGAAGCAAGAATTCTTGTGGAGGCTAGCGCAGTAGGTAAAACCTAAGGAGTCACGACTGGGTAAAGTAACTAACGGCGGTGGCACTTTGGTAAATACTCAGAAGAGAAAGCGACAACTCGCATGATTTACCGAGCAGTAATTTAGGAATATTctttattttctatttaaatCACTTTTTTTTCAGGATTTTTCCGAATAAAGGGTGGTTTTCCAGATCACGGGATTTTCTAATTCATACCATAAGGAAAAATCTAacgccatgaatatttgatcctTAATTCCAAGGTTTGGGATTTTGAATCAAGGATCGGGGTTGCAGGATACATGTCATTAATGACCAAAATTTTTGGAATTATGAAAAATAAGTTAAAAGTCCTTTTGGCATCTAGCCCAGACATGTCTCTACCAGAGGATGTATCGTTGAACATCTTCTACTCGGTTTTAGGCATGAAATCTGCCCTGGACCTCGACATCGCCGCCAGAGGTTTGTTTGCTCAGAAAACTCCAATAGAAGGAAGAGGGATCTTAGATTTTCTCTTAGAAAACTCTTCATTCCCTACCAACCACAATGAACCCATCCAACAAGAGTGCGAGTCGCGCCAAGAGGATCTTCCAGCAGCTGAATCCAGTCTTTCAACTTCTACATCCTTAGATTCAGCCATAGAACTCACGCCCGACCCAGGAACATCGGGAgaggaagaaattcaacctccgAAGTCCTATTTTCGATTCGAGGATGAACCTTTACGAGACATCCGAAACACCTTGAATCATCTTAGGCACGAGGAGCCTACAAAATcgatgtgtctttatgagaccctcGATATAATTTCCCGCCATACATCCGCAATGGATTGGTCAAAGGTGGCAAAGCGTGCTTCCGAAGCAAttcggattagcccaatctctgCAACCATCACTTGTTCTATGAAGGAAAAAATCGTAGAAGCTCTTCATTACCCTGCTGCTGAGGTTTGTATCATACTCGAGTACCTTTTTGATACTCTTATGGGTAACAAGCCTTTAACCCTGACCGACAAAtactttaaaagtccatccggACTATAGTTTGAATGTCGGAGAATTGCAAGGGACGTGCCTATTAGCATAGACAAAATCGAAGTGCATTTAGATTTTCACAtctacgatatcctcgattttgatctctTCCTAGGCTACCCGCTAGAAATACTTTTagcatctcatgggagcctagatgagTTGTAAGGGAGCCCCATAGGCTACCGCCTCATCCAAACCACGTGGCGCCTCCTCAAAGGTCCCCTAGGTCAGTTGTAAGGGTCTCACcccatggctccctgctataaatacaagggggggtagagattagaacacacacacacacacacaccacacttacCTCTTCTCTCTTGTTCacctcttgcatagtctttaggcttagtggagtttaggagaagtttagGAGTCTTCGAGTCACCAAatctgctcgagagtctggtatgggttcatctagctctctcttgtaatattcggttgattgtaatagaattagactatggttaccgatatctgctcgaagtatgttatgagttatcggatatatgcttcttgatatggttgcgttattgttcaatgcttgcattgcatgatcgccctgtgcttgagatggttaacatatcgtgcttagaactctatcaactactccagtattcgtatgattgctctagtgtgatgtctgtccattcggagggtgggggctccgcgcgggacactagagtatcccttactagtgtagacatggtgtctagattagctaagagttgctatatgtcaactatacccacggtttgtagaggtagctgaCAGGTTGTTGCTatatgtcaactatacccacggtttgtagaggtagctgaCAGGttgtgacagccctgtccgagcccgagtaatcctccacattcggtatggggggtaggaggtacataaagccgccggggtgtacgggctcctcccgttgcatagatagcggtctccctgttgtgtagtttaatctatgacgatctaaccataagatggtATAGacatagctagcctagcacagttgactcgagcccTAACTTCtatcttgctcccggcctagagcatcttttatcttttcttttatttatttatcaagagggtagtttgtgtgtgtgtgtgtgtcacactacctcctaccatgttatatatcttacccctgtttatgcatgagaatatccaatctagataaagttcatcaactagtctatatccaTTCACTCACTGCCTTCCccgcagaaatataaatgacaccccggtatactcgtGGGTAAAATACCACAGCGGTATTCCATgcacttgcagatttattcgtggttcatgaaatactgccaccccaaaattggcatctgcgggcgtcatcactGCTTTCCCAGtagtgacgttggtaggcgtcaacaagcatttttggcgccattgccggggaaggcacagattgaagtatatagacaaagttatgaacaaaatcgaaattggtatttgcttgctaaacaggctagcttggctttgttttcttgtctttgttgatatgaaaatagggtactgtatgaccggtttcgacttgccgcaaaattttcattccgatccagagtcacttttgtggaggacgcgagctcgtctcgtatcacctcagagaccactctcggcagccgaactagtcatcgcatcgtcgtcagtttctcaagctatggcccagaagacactccgtgattactctgctccgtctgctaaccaggtccctaccgggcccaaggttaacaccggaggagaaaattttgagatcaagacgggtctcattacgatggtgcaggccaacactttctctgcagtacttttgttatcaagggtgtatcgcaagatgcaatccggctccgtctaTTTCCGTTCTCaatcttggggagagcgaagcagtggttttatgctaacaaggctactgtggacacttgggacaaatgtgccaaggcgttcatCTCGAAGTttttcccgacgggcaaaaccaatgctctttgtGGACGGATTTCGAatttccagcaggcatcaaatgcgTCAATTCctaaagcttgggagagacttcaaGAGTACATTCTAGCATGTCCAcaccatggaatggacaattggctcattctacagaacttctacaatgggttgacacagtcatcccgtgatcatgtggatgccgctgcgggtggagctttcttctcgctgaccattgaaagagctacatcattgatcgagaagatggtttccatcCAAGgctggagcgatgatcgcctccaaccacgctagcgaggtatgcactccgtcaaggaggccgacatgctcgctatgatgATTGATCTCGTCCTCAAGAAAATTGAGAATTATTcacaagataaggctcaaatgcaaacTCTTCAAGCCTTAGAAACTCGCATGACATGCAAGGTccgcgggaatgttggacattcgggcgacaacTGCCCAAAAACCCAGGAAGAAGcattattcctcaatggcaacaataatgggtttcgtccacaaggaggtcaggggtggaatcaaccacgcccatactatcaaggaggtaatggcaattcaaattctttcaatcctaaccagcctaccttgagagatcttgtctacggccaagtgaagatcaatgagtccctttagaagaagttggccgctacatAGTACatacaaatctatggagaccatccatgccaagatggacggattttccactgccatcaagaaccagctgagtttcaacaagatgattgagaCTCAACTAGCTCAAGTGGTTGCCGCCATGCCCTCTGCTATGGTGAATGTTAAGGTGACAACCACACGAGGAGGTAAAACTACTCAAGATCTGCCTTATCCTAACCTTGTCAACAGGAAGAAGACAAGCCCGGTGGCAGAAGAACCACCTCAGGAGGAGGAACCCGAGATGGTTCATGAATGGAAGACGGCTCCGCATGAATTTTATGATACTAAAGTATTGCCGTTCCCTATGAGGGCAAAGAAGCCAAGTACAGATGAACAGTTCAGCCGCTTTGTTGAGATGATACAACAAGTGAACATCAACGTGCCTTTGATGGATGCGATGATGGTTCCAACCTATGCTCGCTACATCAAGGACATAATCAACAACAAGCGACCGCTGCTGACTATGGAAGTAATCAAGCTCACTGAGGCATGTAGTGTAGCTATCCTTCATCAATTGcccgagaagaagaaggatccaGGATTTCCAACTATCAGATGTTCGATAGGGGCACAGAACTTCGACAAAGCCTTATGTGATTTGGGAGCCAGTGTTAGTGTGATGCCGAAGGCGGTCTTCGACCAACTCAACTACACAGAGTTGACACCAACACCCATGCAGTTGCAATTGGCTGACTCCTCAGTACGGCACCCAGAAGGAATCACTGGGGATGTCCCAGTGAGAGTACGGGACTGCTTTGTCCTAGTCAACTTTATGGTACTCAATATGGATAATCAGAAGAAAACCACTCTCATTCTGGGACGGCCATTCCTCAATACAGCAGATGCACACATTGATGTCAGGGCCGGAGAAATCCGACTTCACATCAATGGTaaagaggagaaatttgacTTCCGATCAAAGAAGGAGCAATGCTTGATGATCCGAGTCAAATTTTGGGCCAAATCCtcagaaaatcaaagaagtcgAATTCACACCCTCTTAGAAAGATAGTCTTATACCTCTTATGAAGAAACTCATGAAAGAAGATTCAACGAGCTCAAAAAGGTCAAAAGGAGAAGGGTAAATCGAAGGTTACTACGCCCGAGGATCCTATTCCTGCGCCGTCTATGCTATCGAAGAACAACAAAAAGAAATGgcggaagaagaacaagacgtcatcgaccgctactacttctctaggtacggacgaaacaacctcaacctgatcaggtatggagaaaggtcctgcttttcgaaccctaaaccaagagctagcttgggggaggttccctcccctaagtcaactgtatcctttccttgcttttgaaaaaaatttgataaaaacattcaaaaacaaataaatatttactgctttatttctctTTTCCATCATGCgcagtaagaatgttttaactccttatgataagttgaaaggatgagttttgctttgctctaccaTGTCTCTTGTgcttagtttgaaaataagagttctcttaagtttaaataagagttctcttaagTTTAAATAAGTTTAAATAAGTttcgtgggttgcatatgcttgatccaagtctaagttgttgtgagtatagatatggtaaataaggttatgcaagtttgttctagtgatggTTGAAATCTAGAGTTGTTTTCGAAAAtttaaaaaggcaagttccccagtgaTATGCAAAGTCccaccagagccatatgtcatatttcATGGGAAAAAATCTTACACATATGttgcttgatgttctgttgatttttgtcaaattgtgtgaccctagtgagatgcttttcatgctttctcgatcataagcacgtacacgtcccatccttttgctacattcctacactgagaattagcaccaccatccattTTCCACATTAacgctccatgtcttggtgatctctctcataGAACAtctctgaaataaaataaagtcagattatggttgcccaaaaaagaaaagaaaagatggcatgccaaagaagcatgacccaaaaaaagagagagaaatagGTAACCATGtctaaaaaaaggaaagaagagaCAAGGGATGATTCAAGAGAGAAaaccattacctcaaggagtaagccacatccatccatccatctatccatccactcatacacttgcaccttttgatcgagatttcatgacttgtttcttcatggatcatctctttgacttcacaatatatggaatgcaagtatgccctgttcttatcctaccttgagcccCACAAAAGCTTTGTAGTAGTAGGAAAGATCAAAGGCAAATATTGCCCTGGTGAGGAAAATACaagttgagtgcctcgagagagttatcctaggaactttgccatgttttcaaaaaaaaaaaatctttcaaaaaaagtacctccagatggattgcagatCTATGTGCAAGTAAGTATTACTCTATGCACCGTTATAACTCttaacagcccaagacaaggagacagctaaaaagtcccatgaaggagtaaggcaattgtgcaaaggtatgatagccaacttatttaagcttatagatgaatctctctgcttcagactatgacatgacaggtaaggtactagtcaaagtgattttctgatcaacaacctgatttgtcctactttgctcgggacgagcaaaggacagcttggggggatcttgttgacgctcactaacaaccatttccaggcgtcaacttgatcagaaaattatgagagtttgcatttcttacacgcatccttatccaataaagtccctaaaccacacttcaccttctagaaaatgcaagctgtgtttttgagctaatatgcaggt
This window contains:
- the LOC120695198 gene encoding uncharacterized protein LOC120695198, whose translation is MPSAMVNVKVTTTRGGKTTQDLPYPNLVNRKKTSPVAEEPPQEEEPEMVHEWKTAPHEFYDTKVLPFPMRAKKPSTDEQFSRFVEMIQQVNINVPLMDAMMVPTYARYIKDIINNKRPLLTMEVIKLTEACSVAILHQLPEKKKDPGFPTIRCSIGAQNFDKALCDLGASVSVMPKAVFDQLNYTELTPTPMQLQLADSSVRHPEGITGDVPVRVRDCFVLVNFMVLNMDNQKKTTLILGRPFLNTADAHIDVRAGEIRLHINGKEEKFDFRSKKEQCLMIRVKFWAKSSENQRSRIHTLLER